TTTCCAAGAGGTATATATATGGCAGAAGAAGCAGAAGTCAAATCCACAGAAGAAGTTAAGCCTCAGGAAACAAAATCCCAAGAAAAATCTCAAGTAAAGAAGGCTCCGTCCAAGAAAAAGCGCCCGTTCAACGGCAAGCGCAAGGGTGGTGCTCCTGCTGCTGCAAAGAAGCCGGCTGTCTTTAGTGATTCCCTGGAAGATCGTTTCCCCAACCTTGCTGCAAAGCTCAAGAAGTCCATCGAAGATGGTATCAAGCAGAAAATCAAGGACGCTCAGAACGATCCGAAGGTCAAGGCCGCCTCTAAGAAATTTGCTAAGGACAAGTAATCTTACTTCTCATAATCTTTTGAAAATGCTCCGCACTGCGGGGCATTTTTGCTTTTAGAAAAAGCGTGGCAAAGCCCCAAGTTAGTTGCCAAATACATCTCCAATAGTTAATTTTATTGCGCTTACGGGAGCTCGTAAAACGGGCTGAGAGGAAGTTGAAAACTTCGACCGAACCTGATTTGGATAATGCCAACGTAGGGAGGTTCCATTGAACTCAAATCCAGTCAAAATCAACGGTGAAAACGTCGCAGCGGCAGGCATGACCATTGCCGAATATTTGGCGTCCGCAAATTATGATACAAAGCGCATCGCCGTTGAGCGCAATTTGGAAATCGTCCCCAAATCAAAGTATGCTGAGGTCGTCCTCGAAGCGGGGGATGTCGTCGAAGTTGTGAACTTTGTTGGAGGCGGGTGATGGAAAGCGTTCGAATCCCGAGCAAGGAAGAGTTCCGACGCGCACTCGTACAAAAGCAAGGCGAAGAAATCGTTCAAAAATTGGAACAGGCCACAGTTGCCATCTGTGGTGTAGGTGGACTCGGCTCAAACGTCGCCATCAATCTCGCTCGCGCGGGCATCAAGAAGCTCATTCTCGTGGATTTTGACCGTGTTGACGTGACGAACTTGCAACGCCAGCAGTACAAGGCATCTCAGGTTGGAGAGCCTAAAGCGTTTGCGCTCGTCGAAAATTTGAAAGAAATAGCACCGTACACAGAGTTTGAAGCATACGACGAAAAAATCACGGAAGAAAACATCGACAAGTTCGTAGCAAATGCTGATGTTGTATGTGAAGCGTTCGATAATCCCGAAACAAAGTCGATGCTTGTAAACGCTGTGCTTGAAACGTATCCGCAAAAGTATCTCGTAGCGGCCTCTGGAATGGCAGGCACGGATGATGCGAATTCTATCAAGACGCGTAAGATTTCAAAACATTTTTACCTCTGTGGCGATGGCAAGAGCGACGTGACTCAAGGACTTGCGCTCCTCGCTCCACGCGTGCAGATTTGCGCAGCGCATGAGGCGCTCACGATTATCCGGATTATTGCCGGTCTAGAAGTTTAACATAAAGGACATGCAAATGAATTCTGACAAACTTGTTATTGGCGGTCATGAATTTGATTCTCGTTTTATTCTCGGTTCTGGAAAGTATTCCCTCAAGCTCATTGAAGCTGCGGTCAAGGATGCAGGCGCTCAAATTGTAACGCTTGCCGTTCGCCGTGCAAACACGAAGGAACACGAAAACATCCTCGACTACATTCCGAAAAACGTCACGCTTTTGCCGAATACGTCGGGCGCTCGCAATGCCGAAGAAGCTGTGCGCATTGCAAGACTTTCCCGTGAACTCGGTTGCGGCGACTTCGTGAAAATTGAAATCATGCGCGATACCAAGTACTTGCTCCCGGACAATGCCGAAACCATCAAAGCTACCGAAACGCTTGCCAAAGAAGGCTTTGTCGTGATGCCTT
This is a stretch of genomic DNA from Fibrobacter sp. UWB13. It encodes these proteins:
- the thiS gene encoding sulfur carrier protein ThiS — encoded protein: MNSNPVKINGENVAAAGMTIAEYLASANYDTKRIAVERNLEIVPKSKYAEVVLEAGDVVEVVNFVGGG
- the thiF gene encoding thiamine biosynthesis protein ThiF; translated protein: MESVRIPSKEEFRRALVQKQGEEIVQKLEQATVAICGVGGLGSNVAINLARAGIKKLILVDFDRVDVTNLQRQQYKASQVGEPKAFALVENLKEIAPYTEFEAYDEKITEENIDKFVANADVVCEAFDNPETKSMLVNAVLETYPQKYLVAASGMAGTDDANSIKTRKISKHFYLCGDGKSDVTQGLALLAPRVQICAAHEALTIIRIIAGLEV
- a CDS encoding thiazole synthase, producing MNSDKLVIGGHEFDSRFILGSGKYSLKLIEAAVKDAGAQIVTLAVRRANTKEHENILDYIPKNVTLLPNTSGARNAEEAVRIARLSRELGCGDFVKIEIMRDTKYLLPDNAETIKATETLAKEGFVVMPYMYPDLNVARDLVNAGAAAVMPLASPIGSNKGLCTKDFIQILIDEIELPIIVDAGIGKPSEACAAMEMGAAAIMANTALATAGDITQMASAFKLAIEAGRKAYLAGLGRVLSRGASASDPLTGFLRD